CGATATTCAATCGTCAAATACGAGATGCATCGTTCGGCATCAAGGAGGTAGGGTTCCACGATGGCTCCAGTGGGACAAGCCTGAATACAGAGCGAGCATGTTCCACATAAATCCATTGCAGGTTCGTCACAATCCAACGGCATGGTCGTTAGAATTTCTCCGAGCAACAGCCAAGACCCAAACTCGGTGGAAACGATATTGGTGTGTTTGCCGATCCAGCCAATGCCGGCCTCCTGGGCCCACGGTTTTTCCATGATGGGCCCCGTATCCACATAGCTCCGGGTCTGAATATCCGGTACGTGTGTGTGAAGGAAATTTTCTAACTGTCTAAGCCGGTCCTTCATGAACCCGTGATAGTCCTTCCCCCAGGCATATCGGGCAATCCGTCCAGCCGCCTTTGACTCATCCGGCGTATGACCGGTGTAGTAATTCATCCCCACGACTACCAGGGATTGGCAACCTGGAAGAACTTCCTCTGGGTTGGAGCGGCGTTTCGGATCCTTGGCTATCCATTCCATAGTTCCATGAAAGCCTAAGTCCAGCCATTTTTTTAGGCGCCCCCATAACCGCCAAGTAATCGCTTCCTCTGCATGGGAAATCGTATTTTGAGCCGGAGGTAAAGGGGTGTCGGATAGAGGCAGTGGCAGACGAGCAATTCCAACTGAATCAAAACCTAAACGGATGGCTTCTTCTTTGATGGTATTGGCTGGGATCGAGTGAGGAGACATGAGTGCTACTTCTCCTCCGGAGAAAAACGAGATTTATTTTTGCCCAGGTGTTCCCGGATTAGCAGGAGGAACATTGTTCGCACAATTAAACATCACGATAAATCTTCCCGTACATTGCTCGGTGGTGCAAGCTTGACATGAGCCGACAATTGATGTTTTCCAGTCGGTCTGTTTCTCGTCAAATTGACAAGAAGTTCCCCCTCCCTTGGAAATATCAGCCCACGGTTCGGGATATCCAGGAAACTGGGCAACAGCACAGCCATTGGGAATGGGAACTCGACATTCAGCCTTGGCCTCGCCTTTTACCATACCAATGGTACAATTCGCCTCTGTTCGCGACTGGGCATCGGCTGCTTCACCCTTATTGTTAAGTCCAAGCAAGCCGTTTTCGGTCACAAGAAAAACCACAATTGCCCACATCAATATCCGGTAGGTTTTTGTTTGACCAAAAATGAACTTGATTGTGTTTGAGTATAAATTCATAGTTTGCTGAATCTGGATCAAAGGATGGGGAATGTAGCACCGATACCATAGAAAGGTTTTATAATGATGGATTTCCTTATACCACATCACCCAAACAATCTGTCAAAAACTATTTCCTTATGGAGGAGGGCAACTATCAATTTATTTAGAAGTTTACTGTCTGATCGGCGAAGGAATTAAAGATTCAAAAGTAGAAAACCCCCTGGAGGATTGAATCCTCCAGAGGGTTTTCACTAAATTCGTGAGTCGGATTTTAGAATCCGCCCATGCCACCCATGCCACCCATGCCGTGATCATGACCGCCAGGCATCCCAGCACCCTCTGATTTCGCTTCTGGGATTTCAGTGACCATAACTTCCGTAGTGAGCATGAGAGCCGCAACACTAGCAGCATTTTGCAACGCGCAACGTGCCACCTTGGTTGGATCAATCACACCGGCCTCGACCATATCCACAAATTCTCCGGTTCCGGCATTGTACCCTCGATTGGTGGATTCAAGTCGAACTTTTTCCACAATAATAGAACCTTCGGCGCCGGCATTGATAGAAATTTGTCGAATGGGTTCTTCCAGGGCTCGCTTGACGATATTCACGCCAACCTGTTGATCGTGGTCTAATTTCATTTTATCCAGAGCCGGAACACAACGAAGGAGAGCAACGCCTCCGCCCGGAACAATGCCTTCCTCTACGGCGGCTTTCGTCGCATGAAGGGCATCTTCCACACGGGCTTTCTTTTCCTTCATTTCTGTTTCCGTTGCGGCGCCTACATTAATTACAGCAACGCCACCAACCATTTTCGCCAATCGCTCTTGTAATTTTTCCCGATCGTAATCGCTTGTGGTTTCCTCAACCTGTGTTTTAATTTGCTTGACACGACCTTCAATTCGTTTCGGATCTCCAGCTCCTTCCACGATTGTAGTATTGTCCTTGTCAATGTTCACCCGTTTGGCCCTACCGAGGTCTGTCAGCTTCACACTTTCGAGTTTGAGGCCTACTTCTTCAGAAATTACTTGCCCGCCTGTCAGAGTGGCAATATCCTCCAACATGGCTTTTCGTCTATCACCAAAGCCAGGAGCCTTAACGGCTGCCACATTCAATGTGCCACGAAGTTTGTTGACTACCAGTGTTGCCAGGGCTTCGCCTTCGACATCTTCAGCAATAATGACTAACGGTTTCCCCATCTTCGCAACTTGCTCCAGAATAGGGAGTAAGTCTTTCATGGCGCTTATTTTCTTTTCAACAATCAGCAAGAACGCGTCTTCCAATGAAGCTTCCATTCGATCTGCATTGGTCACGAAATAGGGAGAGATGTACCCGCGGTCAAATTGCATTCCTTCGACTACATCTAAGGAGGTCGACATGGATTTGGCTTCTTCTACGGTGATGACGCCATCTTTTCCCACCTTATCCATTGCTTCGGCGATCAGGTCACCAATGGTGTGATCATTATTGGCGGAGATTGAACCAATCTGAGAAATTTCCTTTTTAGTCTGGCAGGGCTTACTGAACTTTTTCAATTCTTCAATCGCAACTTCAACAGCTTTATCAATTCCCCGCTTAATCTCCATTGGATTGGCGCCTGCCGTGATATTTTTGACCCCTTCACGGTAAATGGCCTGGGCCAATACTGTCGCAGTCGTGGTCCCATCACCAGCCGTATCACTTGTTTTACTTGCCACTTCCCGAACAAGCTGCGCGCCCATATTTTCATACGGATTCTTTAACTCGATCTCCTTGGCTACCGTCACGCCGTCTTTGGTGATGGTTGGGGCACCAAATTTCTTGTCGAGAATCGCATTCCGGCCTTTTGGCCCTAATGTGGCCTTTACTGCATCTGCTAATTGATTCACTCCGCTCAATATAGACGCACGTGCCTTTTCACTGTATTGCAACTGCTTAGCCATACATATCCTCCTTTAAAAACATATTTTAGTGATGTGGAATGCCACTTAACAAAGTGAGTTTGAACTTGATGGTGGTGTTAATTTTCGAAGACGCCCAAAATATCTTCTTCTTTCAAAATTAAACAGTCATCGTTTTCAACTTTAATTTTGGTTCCAGAATACTTATCAAACAGGACTTGATCGCCAACTTTCACATTTTCAACATCAGGGCCTGCAGCTTCGATAGTACCTCTTTGTGGTTTTTCACGAGCTGAATCCGGGACGTAAATTCCCCCTGCTGTCCGCTCTAATTCTTCCGTGTAGGCTACGAACACACGATCCCCTAAAGGACGGAATCCCTTCGAGCTGCTCCCTTCTTTGGTTTCCTTCTTTTCCTTCTCTTTTGTGGCTGCCATGTCTGCCTCCTTCTTTGGTTGTTGCTAATTGAATGAGAAAATGGTGAGTACTAACTTTTAGGATGACGCACACCTGTTTGATGTTTCAAAAATGTGTCAACTGCAGGGAAAGATAAGTCTGGTTGAATTGAAGTCAAGAGGGAAAGATAAGATTTTCAATAAGGACGAGAGGCGGAGGTCCATTCTTTAAGAAAACAAAGCACCATTAATTCTTGAGATAAACGATTTCGTACGTATATGAACTTACAATACTATTTTCTGAGATGTTCAAAATCCTGAATATCTTTTTTCATAAGCTCTCGTAACTTCTTGATTATTTTAGCCTCCAGTTGACGAGTCCGCTCTTTGGTAATCATATATTTTCTTCCTAAGTCTTCTAAGGTCACAGGAGATTCCGATAGGAGTCGATTGCGAAGAATGTCCTCCTCTCGCTCTGATAGTGTTTGTGCAAATTCTGCTAACTTTTTTCGGAAGAGAAGACGCAACTGTGTATCAGCCAATTGGTCATCAATGGGAGCCTGAGTAGAGGGAAGAAGGTCATGAAAGGTGCCTTCTCCCTCCGAAGTCATTGGCTGATCGAGGGAAAGTTCCCAACTTCCTAAACGTTGATCCATTTCCACAACATCTCGTTCACGCACATTTAACCGGTCTGCCAGTAACTTTGGATCGGGGACATAGCCTTGTCGTTCCAATTTGGCTTTTTCGCGACGAAGGTTATAGAAAAGGCGTCGTTGCTCCTGGGTTGTGCCTATTTTGACAAGACGAAAATTATTGAGGAGATACCGCAGCACAAAAGCTCGAACCCACCAGGCTGCATAGGCATAAAAGCGAACATTTTTTGTGGGATCAAATTTCTTCATGGCCTGCAAAAGCCCGACATTCCCTTCCTGGATCAGGTCCATTTGATCAATACCGGCAAGACCATATTCCGAGGCGATGGAGACACACACACGAAGGTTAGCTAAAATTAACTTCACTGCAGACTCTCGTGTCCCTAATGTCTGATATTCATGAAAGAGTTGAAGTTCTTCCTCTTTCGAAAGGAATGGATACCGGCGGACTTCGGCTAAGTATCGACTGAGCGTTGTGGTCGGAGTCAGTGCGGTTGAGACTGGATCCCACTTCGCCTGGCCTTCGGAGTCCTCTTCAGGTTTAGGGTGGTTCTCTTGTTCCTTGGCATCCTCAAGGATGATCTCATCACGGACCTCTTCATCAGGTAGTTCAGAAAGAGATTTTTTGACCACGACGTCGATCACATCGGGAGTCCGCTTTTTGGATGATTTCTGTGTCATGCTTTGGCTTACTGATCTAGAAGGCAGGGTATGCCCTATTCTTCTGATATATTGTAATGAATTTTTCTTGGATCACCAAACGCATTGACGAATTTTTCCAATTCGAGGTGAAAAAGAGGTCTCAGAATTTCCCATTCAGAGAAATATTGTTTATTTCAGGGAAATCTTTTTATAGTCTGGTCTTGCCTACAGATTTAAAAAACTATGCAGAAAGGCCTCCCATGCCCTTGAAAGAACCATGTTAAAAGAGGTATGCCAGTCACTTCGTTCCGGGCATTGGCCAACTCTCCTTGGTGCGTGGCTCCACTTTGAAATAAGTTTTATGGTGTGGCTTCTTATTGGCGCCATGGGTATTGCCATATCTGAAGAATTTTCTCTTACGGCTTCTCAAAAGGGCCTACTAATCGGCTTCCCATTGCTTGGTGGCGCATTGCTTCGAATTATCGTGGGGCCGTTAGGAGACCGATTCGGGGCTAAAATTGTGGGATTGGGCATTCTGGGCATGGAGGGCATCGGGTTACTGTTGGGATGGTTAGGTGGAACCACTTTCGAGTCTATGCTGGGAATTGGGCTCTTTTTAGGATTTGCGGGAGCCAGCTTTGCAATTGCTCTGCCTTTGGCTAGCCAAGCCTATCCTGCAGCCCATCAGGGGTTGGCCATGGGTGTCGTGGCGATTGGAAATAGTGGTGTGCTGTTGGCTGCGTTTATGGCCCCACGCCTTGCGGAAGGGGTTGGATGGCATCAGGTTTTCGGCATCATGCTCCTACCTGTTATGGGGACAGCCCTCCTGTTTTTCTGGTTGGTTCAATCAGCTCCCGTAAGGAATAAAACCGATCCCTCAAAAAATGACAGTATTGGAATTTTTTTGCGAAAAGGGGTTCAGGATCCAGTCATGTACTGGTTATGTTTTTTGTATGGTGTGACCTTCGGAGGATTTGTAGGGCTTTCAAGTTATCTCCCGATTTTTCTTCACGATCAATTTCACGTCGGCATGGTAAAGGCTGGAACATTGACCGCACTTGTCGCTCTAGCGGGAAGTGTGGTCCGTCCTCTGGGAGGATTTCTTGCGGATCGCCACGGGGGCATCGCCTTATTGCAAGGGCTCTATCTTATAATAGCCGCTCTATGCCTGATATCGGGGAATCTTGATAGTTTTGTTTTGAGCTATGCCATGATTCTCCTAATTATGCTTTGCTTCGGATTTGGAAATGGAGCCATTTTCCAGGTTGTTTCCTCTCGATTCAAATCCGTAATGGGTACGGCTTCCGGTTTTGTTGGTGCGGCAGGAGGTCTTGGAGGATTTCTCTTACCCTACGGGTTTGGATGGTTAAAGGAACTAACCGGAACCTTTTCTTCAGGATTTTTCACCCTGGGCATGGTTTCAGGATTGGCAGGCATTAGTGTTATGATGTTTCAGCGTTCGACTCGGTTAACCAAACACAAATCCATTCCAGAAATTTAACGAACTTGCCTGAAATGTTTTCCCGTCAAGGGAGTCACCCATGAAAAAAGTAACGGCCCCAATACACAAACCTCAATTTCACACCATTGCCGAAACTTTACAGGATATTCAAGCTGGCAAATGCATCATTCTTGTTGACGATGAGGATCGCGAAAATGAGGGCGATTTGGTCATGGCAGCTGAAAAGGTCACGCCGGAACATATTAATTTCATGGCAAAATACGGCCGAGGATTAATTTGTCTCGCACTCACCCCCGATCGAGTTGAGGAGTTAAAACTTCCCCCACAGGCGAATGAAAATACCGCACCTTATGGCACAGCCTTTACCGTTTCAATTGATGCCGCCAAGAATATTACCACTGGGATCTCCGCTGCTGATCGAGCCACCACGATTCAGTTGGCCGTGGATCCAAAAGCCAAGCCAACCGATTTTGCCAGACCTGGGCACATCTTTCCTTTAAAAGCCAATAAAGGCGGAGTGTTGCGCCGTGCCGGACAAACCGAAGGGTCTGTCGATCTTGCCCGGCTGGCCGGGCTGTATCCCGCGGCAGTGATCTGCGAAATTATGAATGATGATGGCACGATGGCCAGGGTTCCTCACTTAATGAAATTTGCAAAGCACCATGGCCTGAAAATCATCACCATTAAAGACCTGATTCAATATCGATTGCATCGGGAAACGTTTGTGAAGCAAGTTGCCACCGCAAACCTTCCCACACAGTTCGGTCATTTTCAGTCTGTCGTTTTTGAAAACGAACTTGATGCCGGAACACACATCGCCTTGGTAAAAGGGGAGATTGATGAACTTCCAACGTTGGTGCGAGTCCATTCAGGCTGTTTGACAGCCGATGTCTTTGGGTCATTGCGCTGTGATTGTCGGGAGCAACTCCATCGAGCAATGGAAATAATTGAACGGGAAGGCAAAGGGGTTTTGCTGTACTTAAACCAGGAGGGACGGGGAATCGGGCTCACCAATAAAATACGGGCCTACCACCTTCAGGACAATGGCAGTGATACAGTCGAAGCCAATTTACAATTGGGGTTTAAGGCTGATTTGCGGGATTACGGAATTGGCGCCCAAATTTTAGTTAACTTAGGTCTTAAAAAAATCAGACTCATCACCAACAATCCAAGGAAAATTGTGGGAATCGAAGGGTATGGGTTGGAAGTGGTGGAACGAGTGTCCATTGAGATTACTCCCCAGGAGTCAAATGTGCACTACTTGCGCACGAAAAAGGCCAAATTAGGCCACCTCTTGAATAATGTGTAGTGGGGACTTGCGGTTCTTTCTGGCAAGTGGTACACACTCAATCGCGGGTCCCGACTCTCTTGATTTTTGTAATGAGAGAGTGAGTCTCCAAGGAATTACTTAACCAACATGGCAAACCAGGAGCGTGGTGACGAGGCAGACTGTCAGGTTGCGATCGTGGTCAGTACTTTTAACGAAGTTGTGACCAGCCGCTTATTGGTTGCAGCTGAATCCACCTTGACCCAATTAGGAACCCCACCAGACCACAGACAGGTCATTCGGGTTCCTGGAGCGTTTGAGATTCCCCTAATTGCAAAGACACTGGCCCAATCTCATCGATTTGATGCCGTTATCTGTTTAGGGGCAGTGATCCGCGGAGAAACTCCTCATTTCGAATATATTTGTGCCGAGACAAGTCGCGGGATCGGCCAAGCAGCTCTGGAAACTGGCATTCCAATTATTTTCGGAGTGCTGACTACTGATACGGTTGATCAGGCAATGGAACGTTCTGGGTCACCTGAACGAAATAAAGGGGCTGATGCAGCACGTACGGCTCTTGAAATGGCCGTCTTAATGAAACGTTTGAGTAAAACCAGCATCCGTCAGTCTGGCTTTTTAAGGGAATCCACAACATCATGACCATGACTGTTCCATCCGATACACCGCAAGCCAATCAAGCTCATGGACGGCCATCTCGCCGCCTGGCCCGCCAGCTTGCGTTGCAAATGCTTTTCCAGCATGAATTTCAGGATCAGAATCCTACCTGGCAAGAAAAGTTTTGGGCAAGTCAATCGGCTTCCCCGGAAGTCCAAACATTTACTTCTAACCTCTTTCTTGGTGTCATCACGAATCAGTCCGAAATTGACCGGATCATTCGTGATTTTGCCATCGACTGGTCTTTGCAGCGGATGCCGGTCGTGGATAGGAATATCCTCAGATTCTCCATTTACGAATTATTATGGGAGCCCGATATTCCGGCCATGGTCACCATCAATGAAGCGGTTGAATTGGCTAAATTATTTGCAGATGATGAGGCCAGACGATTCGTGAATGGCCTATTAGACCATGTGCTCCGGGCTGAACCAAGGCTTGCCATCAAGCGAGGCCAGATTCAACAAAAAAGTCCTGCGCCGAAATTCTCTGATCCGTCACCTACCGCCTAATTGCCCTTTCCCATGATTGACCGCTACACGTTACCCCGTATGGGGGCCGTTTGGACTCAGACCCACAAATATGAGTTGTGGTTGCAGGTTGAACTTGCCGTGTGCGAAGCCATGGAACAGATGGGTCATGTCCCTTATGGCGTGGCAGCCCGCATTCGAAAAAAAGTCACGATAAATCCTTTACGAATCGCGGCGATCGAACAAGTTACAAAGCATGATGTCATTGCCTTTCTGGAATCGGTGTCCGAGCAGGCAGGGAAAGACAGTCGATTTCTCCATGTTGGGCTCACCTCCTCGGACATTGTCGACACATCCCTTTCGTTGCAATTAGCGGAAGCAGCCCAATTGATTCGTGAGGATGTCGGGAGATTGCTCAGTGTCTTGCGGGATTTAGCCTTTGCGCATCAAGATACTCTAATGGTGGGGCGTTCGCATGGGATCCATGGAGAGCCCATTTCCTTCGGATGGAAGGTGGCCATTTGGTATCAGGAGTTTCAAAGGCAGGAACTCCGCCTAAAAGCGGCAATCGCCGACATTGCTGTTGGCAAGCTTTCAGGGGCCATGGGAACATTTGCCCATCTTTCTCCCTCGATAGAAAAAACGGTATGTCAACGGTTAGGATTGAAGCCAGCGCCTATCTCAAATCAGGTGCTTCAGCGGGACCGGCACGCGGCCTTCCTCTCGGCGTTGGCCCTAATAGCGGCCAGCATTGAAAAGGTGGCGACGGAAATACGTCATTTGCAACGAACGGAAGTCTTGGAAGCCGAAGAGTACTTTGAGCCTGGCCAAAAAGGATCGTCTGCCATGCCGCATAAACGAAACCCGATCAGCTCGGAAAATTTATGCGGTCTTGCTCGAGTGGTTCGCAGTAACAGTCTGGCTGCCCTGGAAAATGTCGCCTTGTGGCATGAGCGAGACATTAGCCATTCATCTGCGGAGCGGATCATCCTTCCCGATAGCACGATTCTGATCGATTACATGTTGGTCCGTGTAACCAACATGTTATCCAAGCTAGTGGTCTATCCCGAACGAATGATGGCCACTCTCAATCAAACCGGTGGCCTCATCTATTCGCAACGGCTACTACTGGCGCTGGTGGATAAAGGTGCGATCAGAAAAGACGCCTATGAACATGTACAGCAACATGCTATGGCTGCCTGGAAGGGAGAGGGGAGTTTTCAAACCCTTATTGAGCAGGATCCTTTTATTGCCAAACATCTTAGTACAAAACAAATTGCGACATGTTTTAATCCCAAAACCTACTTGCGCCATCAACAGCAGATTTTCACGCGCGTGTTTGGAAGACAAGTTCGACGAAAGAGCTCAACACCAACCCGGCTTACTCCTTCAAAGAAAACTTCAAAAAAGAGGAAATACATTGACTAAAGGAAATTTGCTCTACGAAGGAAAAGCCAAAAGGATTTTTCTGACCGAGAAGGACGACGAGCTCATTCAGTACTTCAAGGACGATGCCACCGCCTTTAACGCCGAAAAACGTGGGACGATTCTGGAAAAAGGCGTTGTCAATAATGCGATTTCCGCAAAACTGTTCCAACATCTTGCCGACGCCGGAATTCCCAGTCATTTCATTCAGCAAATCAATGACCGGGAGATGTTGACGCGTCGGGTAAAAATTATTCCGGTTGAAGTGGTGGTGCGTAATCGAGCCACCGGCAGCATTGTCAAACGTTTAGGTTTAGAAGAAGGCTTGTTTATTGATCCTCCCTTAGTCGAGTTCTTCTATAAGGATGATTCACTGGGCGATCCTCTTATTTCTGAAGACCATATTCGATTGTTGAAATTGGCCACCACCGGGCAAATCGAGGAACTCCGCCAACAGGCTCTCAAAATCAACGAAGTGCTCAAACCTTTTTTTCAGAAAAAGGGCATGTTTCTAGTGGATTTTAAGTTAGAATTTGGATTATGGAATGGTCAGATTATCTTGGCAGATGAAATTTCTCCGGACACATGCCGTTTTTGGGATATCCAAACCGGAGAACGCATGGATAAGGATCGTTTCCGAAAAGATTTGGGCCGGATTGAGGAAACCTATCAAGAAGTTCTCAAGCGGGTTTGCGGATAATTCACGAAGTAGGGAGCCTTGCGTGCATGCTTTGCCACCGACTATCTTGGTGACGGATCTGTCTATTTCATAAATCGTTTATTCACCGGGTGTCTGTCACTCCTTCCGGAAAATTATGAAAGCCAAAATTTACATCACACTCAAAAACGGAATTCTTGATCCCCAGGGTCGAGCTATTCAGCAATCTCTTCAAACCCTTGGTTTTGAATCAGTTGGAGAGGTCCGAATTGGAAAATTTATCGAGGTTGATCTTTGTGAAACAGACGCGACGTCCGGTGAAACTACCATCAAAGCGATGTGCGAAAAACTTCTTGCCAATACGGTCATTGAAGAATATCAATACGAGATACTTGAGGCATAATGGTCTCTCCATTGCTCCTCCTGATTACATGCGGTCTTTTCTTTCCTGATAGCTCTTACCTCAGTATGAATGTCCACGAGCAGAGAACCATATGAACATCGGCATCATTGTCTTTCCCGGATCCAATTGTGATCGTGATTGTGCGCATGTTCTTTCGGAGGTGATGGGACAAACGGCTCAGTTTATCTGGCATCAAGAGAGATCCGTCAAGGGCATGGATGCCATCATTCTGCCAGGGGGGTTTTCTTATGGTGACTATCTGCGCACGGGTGCCATAGCCAGATTTTCTCCCATCATGGAGGCCGTGGTTGAGTTTGCCGGGCGGGGAGGAATGGTCCTGGGCATCTGTAATGGATTTCAAATGCTTTTAGAGCTTGGAATATTACCCGGTGCCATGTTGCGTAACAGGGATCTTTCCTTTATTTGTGAAGACCATTATATACGGGTAGAAAACGCGAATACTCCATTTACCAATCACTGTGAACCCGGACAGATTCTGAAGCTCCCGATTGCCCATGCTGAAGGAAATTATTATACCAACCCGGTGACCTTGTCCGCCTTGCAGGCCAATGCGCAAATCGTCTTTCGATATTGTGATCGCGAAGGCAAAGTGACTTCTCAAACCAATCCCAATGGGTCGCTGGATAACATTGCGGGAATCCGCAATGCCGCCGGGAACGTCCTTGGTCTGATGCCTCATCCAGAGCGAAGCGCAGAACACCTGCTCAATAATGAGGATGGAATATATATTTTTCGATCCATGGTTTCAGCGTTGGAAACACACAAAACACCTCAACCGGCATAGATTGGATGCCGTTATCCGCCCTTCCCTTTCGGTCAAGGCCACTATGGAAGTTTTTCCCGGAATTACAATGACTCCAGACATCTGCCACGGGAAACCATGTGTGGCAGGCACTGCCGTTGATGTGGCTACCGTGGTCGGGACCCTTGGGATCGGAAAATCATTTCATGAGGTTCAAGAAGCATTGAATTTGACATATGAACAAGTGCTCACGGCGTTGCGCTATGCTTCCTATGTCACGGATCATTTGCCCCTTCGTCTCCCTTCAGGTCATTAAGCCACAGGACAGTATGCCGGTGTTTATGCTAAATTCCCTTTTATGGAAATAAAGACCCTTCTGACCTTCCAATGTGCATTTCTTGAGCATTAAGGAAACCAACCTCGTGGGTTTGTTCCGAAATTCTTTGTGACATATTCGGTTTTTCACCTCTTTTATTTCCCTTGTGCTAATTGGGAAAGATTTTCATTCAAAATGAGTTGTTTGCCATGACCCAGGAATCAAAAGCCTTGCCGCAGGGACCTCTTACATCACAAATTATTGAACAGCATGGTCTGTCCGAGGATGAATATCAGCAAATCCTCAAACATCTTGGTCGCGAGCCGAATCTCACTGAGTTGGGTATCTTTTCTGTGATGTGGAGTGAACACTGCAGTTACAAGAGTTCACGCATTCATTTAAAACGATTTCCGACCGAAGGTGAGCGAGTGGTTCAAGGGCCGGGAGAAAATGCCGGTGCTGTGGATATTGGAGGGGGACTTGCGGCAGTGTTCAAGATGGAATCGCACAATCACCCGTCATATATTGAGCCGTTTCAAGGGGCGGCAACAGGTGTCGGTGGAATTCTACGCGATATTTTTACCATGGGAGCACGCCCGATCGCGTTATTGAATTCTTTGCGATTCGGTGAATTGGACCTTCCCAAAAATCAGCATATTCTTAAAGGAGTCGTTTCTGGAATTTCTTCCTATGGGAACTGTATGGGAGTGCCAACGGTAGGGGGGGAAATTACGTTTAACGATATTTATTCAAAAAATCCATTAGTGAATGTCTTTTGTCTGGGTATTGTGAAAAAAGATCGTCTCCTGCGTGGCTTAGCTAAAGGTGCCGGAAATCAAGTGCTCTATATTGGTGCCAAAACAGGACGAGACGGGATTCATGGCGCCACCATGGCCTCTGACAGTTTTGACGATGCATCTGACAAGAAGCGTCCGAATGTACAAGTCGGTGATCCCTTTTTAGAGAAGCTATTACTTGAAGCGTGCCTTGAATTTTTAGAACAGGACCTCTTAGTTGGGATTCAGGACATGGGGGCGGCCGGGCTGACCAGCTCCTCCTGCGAAATGGCCTCACGCGCCGGAACCGGTATTGACATGGATTTGG
Above is a window of Candidatus Nitrospira neomarina DNA encoding:
- the ribH gene encoding 6,7-dimethyl-8-ribityllumazine synthase — translated: MANQERGDEADCQVAIVVSTFNEVVTSRLLVAAESTLTQLGTPPDHRQVIRVPGAFEIPLIAKTLAQSHRFDAVICLGAVIRGETPHFEYICAETSRGIGQAALETGIPIIFGVLTTDTVDQAMERSGSPERNKGADAARTALEMAVLMKRLSKTSIRQSGFLRESTTS
- the nusB gene encoding transcription antitermination factor NusB, giving the protein MTMTVPSDTPQANQAHGRPSRRLARQLALQMLFQHEFQDQNPTWQEKFWASQSASPEVQTFTSNLFLGVITNQSEIDRIIRDFAIDWSLQRMPVVDRNILRFSIYELLWEPDIPAMVTINEAVELAKLFADDEARRFVNGLLDHVLRAEPRLAIKRGQIQQKSPAPKFSDPSPTA
- the purB gene encoding adenylosuccinate lyase, whose product is MIDRYTLPRMGAVWTQTHKYELWLQVELAVCEAMEQMGHVPYGVAARIRKKVTINPLRIAAIEQVTKHDVIAFLESVSEQAGKDSRFLHVGLTSSDIVDTSLSLQLAEAAQLIREDVGRLLSVLRDLAFAHQDTLMVGRSHGIHGEPISFGWKVAIWYQEFQRQELRLKAAIADIAVGKLSGAMGTFAHLSPSIEKTVCQRLGLKPAPISNQVLQRDRHAAFLSALALIAASIEKVATEIRHLQRTEVLEAEEYFEPGQKGSSAMPHKRNPISSENLCGLARVVRSNSLAALENVALWHERDISHSSAERIILPDSTILIDYMLVRVTNMLSKLVVYPERMMATLNQTGGLIYSQRLLLALVDKGAIRKDAYEHVQQHAMAAWKGEGSFQTLIEQDPFIAKHLSTKQIATCFNPKTYLRHQQQIFTRVFGRQVRRKSSTPTRLTPSKKTSKKRKYID
- the purC gene encoding phosphoribosylaminoimidazolesuccinocarboxamide synthase, whose protein sequence is MTKGNLLYEGKAKRIFLTEKDDELIQYFKDDATAFNAEKRGTILEKGVVNNAISAKLFQHLADAGIPSHFIQQINDREMLTRRVKIIPVEVVVRNRATGSIVKRLGLEEGLFIDPPLVEFFYKDDSLGDPLISEDHIRLLKLATTGQIEELRQQALKINEVLKPFFQKKGMFLVDFKLEFGLWNGQIILADEISPDTCRFWDIQTGERMDKDRFRKDLGRIEETYQEVLKRVCG
- the purS gene encoding phosphoribosylformylglycinamidine synthase subunit PurS, which produces MKAKIYITLKNGILDPQGRAIQQSLQTLGFESVGEVRIGKFIEVDLCETDATSGETTIKAMCEKLLANTVIEEYQYEILEA
- the purQ gene encoding phosphoribosylformylglycinamidine synthase subunit PurQ, with translation MNIGIIVFPGSNCDRDCAHVLSEVMGQTAQFIWHQERSVKGMDAIILPGGFSYGDYLRTGAIARFSPIMEAVVEFAGRGGMVLGICNGFQMLLELGILPGAMLRNRDLSFICEDHYIRVENANTPFTNHCEPGQILKLPIAHAEGNYYTNPVTLSALQANAQIVFRYCDREGKVTSQTNPNGSLDNIAGIRNAAGNVLGLMPHPERSAEHLLNNEDGIYIFRSMVSALETHKTPQPA
- a CDS encoding DUF433 domain-containing protein — protein: MTPDICHGKPCVAGTAVDVATVVGTLGIGKSFHEVQEALNLTYEQVLTALRYASYVTDHLPLRLPSGH